One Nostoc sp. CENA543 genomic window, GGGGATTGTTGATATCGCCTTTTTGGGTCATTTAGCAGATATCCGTCACCTGGCGGGAGTTATCCTCGCCACAATACTTTTTGACTATCTTTATCGCGTGTTAAAGTTCTTACGCTCTAGTGTCAATGCTCTCACCGCTCAAGCTGTGGGCATGGATGATCACAAAACCATATTATTAGTAGGAATGCGGAGTGCTTTAATTGCGCTAGGACTGGGGTTAGTGATCCTGTTGCTGCAATACCCTATCCAAAAGCTAGGCTTTTGGATTTTAAGCGGTTCACCAGAAATTGAAAGTTCTGGAACAGATTATTTTTATGCGAGAATTTGGGCAGCTCCGGCGGTGTTACTCAACTTTGTCTTAATTGGTTGGTTCACGGGACGAGAAAAGAATAGTTTGGTGTTGCTCATATCTCTCATTGGCAATGGTTCTAATGTGCTGTTGGACTATTTAATGATTGTCCAATGGGGTTGGGAAAGTATGGGTGCAGGACTAGCAACAGCAATCAGTCAATATTTAGCACTGTTGACTGGTTTAGTGGGTGTTTGCTTCACCATTGAATGGTCAAAAGTACAAGCTGCCTTGGAAGAGGTGTTTGATTGGCTGGCGTTGAAAGATACTGTTGTCCTCAAGACAAACATTTTGGTACGGTTTTTAGTCTTGATTTCCACCTATGCCATCTTTACTAATTTGAGTGCCACAATGGGGACAATTACCTTAGCAGAGAATGGGTTATTGTTGCAAATTGCTATATTGAGTCAGTTCACCATTCAAGGCGTAGGTCTGACTACACAAACTTTAACCGGAAATTTTCAGGGTAAAGGCACAACAGAGAAGATGTTACCACTGTTAACTATTTCTGTGATCACCAGTTTATTTATTTCCCTGGGTTTTGCGATCGCTGCTGTGATTTTCCCAGATACAATATTTGGTATTCTAACCAGTCATACAGAAGTTAACGAACACATTAGCAGTTATGCGATTTGGTTACTGCCACTTTTAGCTTTAACTGCGATCGCTTTTATGTTAGAAGGATACTTTATCGGTTTAAAAGAAGGCGCAACCATCCGCAACGCCGTACTTTTAGCCTTTGGATTCGGTTTTGCACCACTAGCAGCTACAGCTTGGTATCTGCAAAACAATCATCTTTTATGGGTGTCTTTAATTGCTTACATGAGCATGATGATTGTGGTTCTGGGTTTGAAATTACCTAAGACACTGGAAAACAAAATACCCAGTCCAGATTTATTAGGGACTTCCAACTAAAAAATATTCTATCTTTTTGGGGTGCAGAGGGAGCAAGAATCTGAATCGTTACTAAAAAAGTCCATTCGCTCATATTCCCTCTATAAGTGACTCTTTCTCTGCATATTGTCCCATTTTTCCTCCTTGCTCCTCCGCAATTGCTCTAATTGGGCAAAGCTCTAGACTGCATTGTTTTCCGCTCCCCTGCCTCTTTTGACCGACTTTTAACTAAGCTGTCTTGATTTATGTAGTAATGACTAAATGCACAGTAAAGGTAGTGTAAAGTTAGGAAAAAAATCCCAAAAGTAAATTGTCTTACTGTAAACTCTCATTTAGTAAAGTACATTGATGTATAAAAAGCTGTGTGACTATGAAAAAAATCAATCAAGACCCAAAATTAAAAAATAATTAATATTTGACGACATCTAAAGAAAATTTACTATGTATAATTACTAGTAAAGCCAAAGTAAAGACTTTAATAGGTATACTTATTGAGTTTGTGTGTTTTCCCTCGGTAATGACATTAGGTATTTCAGTAATGAAATCCACTTACCGATCAATATAAATGAATAAAATATATTACCAACCATCCAAAAATCACTATATACGTTCTTGTGTCTCACCTTTACATAGAAACGTGATATCAGACGGATGACACAAGTAACAATCACCTCATGCAAATATGATTTTTTGAGTCATTCATCCAGAAAAACTGACTTTAAAAAATTAACGGTAATGTAACTTAAAACTTTTGTTGATACCAAATGGTCGAGTTGACAGTGTGCAGAATGATCAAGCTAAAAGCTGAACTCATATTTAGTACACGTAGCTTAATAAGAATCTCAGGAAAATTCATGATCTAAATTGTCAGTACGTCTAGTCACAAAGTTTGATATATTTCGATAGCAATGAAATTAGACAACTAAAATTATGATTTAAGTGACTTAGGTAATGATCTTTGATCGCAGTCTCTCATATTTATCTTTCTGGCATCCTTATTAAGCCCATTTATTAAAAAATATTAAAAATTTTGGATAAGTGACTAATGCAGGAATCTTTAATTAATAATCACTTAGTTCGCCAGCCTTCATTGAAGCTAATGAAGCAATGGCAAGCAAAGTTTCTCAAATGGAAAACTTGTGTATTTACGCCTATATATGGCAGTTCTTTAATTGTGGTATTGCTGATATTTGGACAGCAAGCCTCTAGTTTGTGGATATCATTGCTAACTTACCAAACACATCAAAAGATTAACCAAGCTTTAACTATACAAAATGAAGAAGAAAATCTTCTCAAAGGTTTGGTAAGAGAGGAAAAAGCAATCCTCACTACAGTGAATCACCAGGCAAACACTCTTGTTGAGGATAATCTCAACAGATTGTACAACTATTTGCAAGACCAACCCCAACACCTCCAAAAACTCGATAAAATCAAATTTATCTATGAAAGTTTACGAGCTTCTTTGCCAAGTAGCTATGCCATAAAACACACCTATGCAGGTGAAATACGTGCTGAAATCAACAATTTGATCGAATTACAAGATCAACTGATTTTTGAATATAAAAATTGGTTACAACAACTTGACAAGATTAACACCAATATCAACCTTATCAGCACTATATTAATCTTATTAGGAGTAAGTTTACATATTTGGTTTCTGCACGAGCGAATTCAAATTCCCCTCCGCAAATTAACAACAATGGGAAAAATGTGGCGAGATGAAAATTTAGAGCCGCAGTTTTGTAGTGCTACTACTGAAATTAGTGATCTCGCACAACTTATTAAAGATATCACTAAAGAAGCTAGCGATCGCCAACAGCAAGCTCAAGTTAAAAACCAACAATTAGAAGAAATGATTTTGGCTCTCTCCCATGACTTGCGTACACCGTTAATTGCGACTCGCAGCACTATAGATGGGATGCTTAAGGGAGCATTTGGCCCTATTAATGATAACTGGCAAGAATTATTTGAAGATTATCGCCAAGCTAATGAAGACTTACTCAAACTCATAGAAAGACTATTAGATATATCTCGTTACGAAAATGGCCAGAAAAATCATCTCAGAAGTGATCAATTGTGTTGGCAAAAGATTTTTGATAAGGTCATCTCTTTAGTAAAAGTCAATGACCATCAAAAAACGTTGAATTATCAATATTATATTTCCCCTAATCTACCCACAGTTTACGGAGATGAATTAGAGATTCAAAGAGTTGTGCAGAACTTAGTAGATAACGCTGCTAGAGCTAGTGAGCCAAATCAAGAGATTGTTTTGGAGGTGATGAACTCTGGTAACGCCGAAGTAAAAGTTGCAGTACGGGATCAAGGTGTAGGAATTGCACCCAAAGACCAAGAAAAACTCTTTCATCGTTTTATTCAAGGACAAAGCCGACGTGGACGTTCCGGACTTGGCTTATACTTGTGCCGTCAAATCATCGAAGCTCACAGTGGGACTATCTGCGTAGAAAGTTCTTTGGGGAAAGGTAGTACATTTTGGTTTACTCTTCCTGTAACCACATCCAAAACTGTTGACCAATCAGAAAATAACCTATGGAACAAGAAATGACCACTGATGGTACAGAAAAAAAAACTGTGCGAATTTTACTGGTGGATGACCATGCTTTGGTACGCCGGGGAATGAAAGCACAATTTTCCCTAGAAGCTGGTTTTAGTGTAGTGGGAGAAGCAGGTGACGGTGTGCAAGCAATAGACCTGGCTGCTAAACTCAAGCCAGATGTAGTGTTAATGGATATTGAGTTACCAGTTATGGATGGCATCACCGCCACCCAGCAAATTAAAAGCGATCGCACCGCTAATTGCGTGTTGGCGTTGAGTGCGTTTGATAACGATACTCAAGTCATGGGAATGCTAGCAGCTGGCGCAGATGGTTACTGTACAAAAACTATTCAATGGGAACAGTTAATTGCTGTGATTAACATCCTCCTCCAAGGAGGCGCATATTTAGACCCACAAATAGCACAGAAATTAGCTCGAATGCTCAAACCCAACATTCCCCCAAAAAATGCACCTGTCCCTGAGACTCCCCTGAGGCCAATTTTGAGTGAACGAGAGCGTAATGTGTTGAAACTCATCGCGGAAGGCTATTCCAATCAAGAAATCGCTGAACAACTACATCTTTCACTGGGAACTGTTAAGTCCTATGTGCGGATGGTTCTCAACAAACTCAGTGTTGATGACCGTGTCCAAGCGGCAGCATTGGCCATAAGGGATGGATTGATCTAAGTTAGAAAAAATTTCATCCATACGTCCATAGAGTTCTGTAGGGCTAGTGACTAATGGTAACTGTTCGTGAGTAGGTTGTTCTGACCACAAGATACAGGGATACAACCTCAAGAGAAATTGAGAGTCCTCTAGCATAGGTAAACACAACACCAAAATGCTGGGAGCAAATAAAGCCATATCCTCATGAGTAGGAACCCCGTAATAGGGACACACTTCTACGTCTTGCTTGAGGCAGTAGCCACTGACACGCTGTACGGTAGTGACATGACTACCAATTACCATTATTCGATGCCTTTCCATGCAACTACAAAATAATTAGGGAAGCTAGGTTAATTCAATTGCCTTGCTGTAGGTAAATGTAGTTGGCGATATTAATATTACATAACTACGTAATACAAAGCCAATTATTTGAGTTTTAGACCAATTCTTGCTGAAGATATGCAAAAGATGTTCATAAATACCTGTGTGGTGATGTCAATATAATTATCAGCACGGCAGACATCCATGCTGGCTAGCTTTAGCTATGCTGTTAATTATTGAGTGAATAAAAATCAACTACAAAAAGAATTGGTTGCAAGTACCAGCAAAATATCAACAATCACAAATATAGGATTAATCATGTTTATCCACAACATCTAAGTGGATATCCATCTGGATATTTTTATTGGCTGTTCAGGATAGTGTGGTAGCGAGGATTAAATTAACCGCTAGATAGTGTTTTCGATCACTTACATAGAAGATACTGAACTGATATTTATAACAGCTAGAGTCTTAACTTTTATTTTCTCTATTACAGGCGATTATTAGGATTTTGAACAGGAAAGTCAGGGATTACGGCAGAAATTTAGGTCATATTCTTCTATGCAAAAGCAATTATTGCTGGATTTGAATCATAATCAAACAGCATATCCACGTAATAAATCTATACATCAACTATTTGAGGAACAAGTAGAAAAAACACCTGATGCGATCGCCCTTGTATTTCAGGCACAACAACTAACTTACCAAGAACTCAATCAACGCGCCAACCAACTAGCGCAATATCTCCAAACCTTGGGCGTAGGCAAAGAAGTATTAGTGGGAATTTGTCTAGAACGTTCCCTAGACATGATTGTCGGACTGCTAGCTATCCTCAAAGCTGGTGGGGCTTATGTGCCATTAGATACGGCATACCCCCAGGAACGCCTCGCTTTCATGCTGGCAGATACCAAAATTTCAGTATTATTAACTCAACAAGAATTAGTAAATAAATTACCACCCCACACAGCGCGGGTAATTTGTCTAGATACAGACTGGGAAATCATCAATCAGCACCCATCAGAAAACCCAAATACTAGCATTACCCCTGAAAACTTAGCTTATGTCATGTACACCTCCGGTTCTACCGGTCAACCCAAGGGTGTGAGTGTAGTTCACCGTGGTGTAGTGCGGTTAGTTAAAGCCACAAATTACGCTAACTTCAGCAACACAGAAGTATTTTTACAACTTGCGCCCATCTCCTTTGATGCCTCTACCTTTGAAATTTGGGGTTGCTTACTTAACGGCGGGAAACTTGTCATCTGTCCCAGTCAAACCCCATCCCTCAAGGAATTGGGAGAAATCATTGAAAAATACCAAATCACTACCCTGTGGCTAACAGCTGGCTTATTCCATTTAATGGTAGATGAAAATATCCAAGCCCTTAAACCATTAAGACAACTCTTAGCCGGTGGCGATGTTTTATCTGTTCCCCATGTGCAGAAATTCCTGCAAACCGTAGAAAATTGTCAACTAATTAATGGTTACGGGCCGACAGAAAACACAACATTTACCTGTTGTCATTACATCACCGCACCCATTAAACCAGATGTATCCATCCCCATTGGTCGTCCCATTGCTCATACCCAGATATACATATTAGACGACCAATTGCAACCAGTAGAGATGGGAGCTACCGGCGAATTGTACATTGGTGGTGATGGTTTAGCGCGAGGCTATCTCAACCGTCCAGAATTAACAGCCGAGAGGTTTATCCAACTGGATATGGGAGATGAAGAAAACCCCCAATCCCTCACTCTCTATAAAACTGGAGATTTAGTCCGTTATCTTCCTGATGGCAATATCGAATTCCTGGGACGTATTGACAACCAAGTAAAAATTCGTGGCTTTCGCATTGAATTAGGAGAAATTGAACGGGAAATTGCTCAATATCCTGATGTACGGGAAAATGTCGTTGTAGCTCGTCAGGACGCAACAGGCGAAAAAAAATTAGTCGCTTATATTGTGCCGCATCAAGGCAGTACATACAAACAAGAGCGATTACGTAGTTTCTTGCAACAGCGATTACCAGAATATATGTTGCCATCAGCATTCGTTGTGCTGGAATCCTTACCTTTAACTGCCAATGGCAAAGTAGACAGACATAAATTACCCGCACCCAGTCGAGAACGTCCCCAACTAGAACAGGTGTATATAGCACCACAAACAGACCTACAACGTCAGTTAGCGAGTATTTGGTCTGATGTACTCAACATTGAGCCAGTGGGGATTGATGATAACTTCTTCGATTTGGGGGCAACTTCCACTTTAATCATGCAAATTGCCGCGCGATTGCAACAGGAATTAGGAATTGAGCTATCCGTGGTGAAGCTATTCCAGTACCCCACAATTGCTGGGTTAGCAAAATATTTAAATGCCGAACAGCATAGTCAACCATCTTACGACAGGTTGCAAAGTCGCGCCCAACGCCAGCAAGCAGCCGTATCTGCCCGTCGCCGTCATAGTCCAAGGGGTGTTTAAGCCATGAATACACAAGCATTAGAAAATCAAGAGTCTCTGGATGGTGTGGCAATTGTCGGCATGGTAGGAAGATTTCCTGGTGCGACAACCGTCGATGAATTTTGGGAAAATCTTTGTGTCGGTAAAGAGTCCACCACATTCTTCTCAGCTGACGAACTAGATCCTAGTATTGATCCTCAGTTGATTCAAGATTCTAGTTATGTGAAAGCTAGGGGTATTATTCCTGGGGGAGAAAACTTTGATGCGGCCTTCTTTGGCATCAATCCCAGAGAAGCAGAAGTGATGGATCCCCAAAGCCGGGTATTCTTGGAACTAGCATATGCTGCCTTGGAAAATGCGGGTTACGAATCAGAATCATACAACGGCTTAATAGGTCTGTATGCTGGCTGCGGTCAGAATACCTACTTTGCCAATCATATCTGCGGTCGCCGGGAAATTATTGATCGCGTCGGTGATTTCCAGACTATGCTGGCTAACGAAAAGGACTTTCTCACTACTCGCGCCGCCTATAAACTCAACCTGAAAGGCCCTGCTGTTAGTATTAATACCGCCTGTTCTACATCTTTGGTGGCAGTAATTCAAGCCTGCCAAGGCCTAGTTAACTATCAATGCGATATGGCTTTGGCTGGTGGTGTATCGATGACTACACCCCAAAACAGTGGTTATATTGCCCAAGAAGGCACAATGCTATCTCCTGACGGCCATTGTCGTCCGTTTGATGCCAAATCACAAGGCACGATGTTCAATAACGGTGCGGGTTTGGTGGTGCTGAAACGATTAGAAGATGCACTGCATGATGGCGATCGCATCTACGCTGTCATTAAGGGCTTTGGTATCAATAATGACGGATCTGATAAAGTCAGTTTTACTGCACCTAGTGTAGATGGACAAGCCGAAGCGATCGCAATGGCGCAAGCCTATGCCAACTTTCACCCAGAAACTATATCTTATATAGAAGCTCACGGAACTGCGACAGCTTTGGGTGATCCCATTGAAATTGAAGCATTGACCCAAGCTTTTCGCATCCATACCGATGCTAAACAATTTTGTGCGATCGGTTCTCTCAAAAGCAATGTGGGACATTTAGTAGCGGCGGCTGGAGTAGCGGGATTAATCAAAACCGCCCTTTCCCTGTACTACAAACAAATTCCCCCCAGCTTAAATTTCGAGACTCCTAACCCCAAAATTGACTTTGCTAACAGTCCTTTTTACGTCAACACCAAACTCACTGCTTGGCCAGAAGGCGCAACCCCCCGCCGTGCAGGTGTCAGTTCCTTCGGTGTGGGTGGGACTAATGCTCACGTAGTTCTAGAAGAAGCACCAGCACTGCTACCTCCTAGCCTTCCCCGTCCCCAACAACTATTACTAATCTCTGCGAAAACTAATACAGCCCTAGAGACAGCCACCCAAAACCTACAACAACATCTGCAAAACAACGATGCAATTAACTTAGCAGATGTGGCTCATACCCTACAACGGGGACGCAAAACCTTTAACTATCGCCGCTACCTAGTTTGTCAAAACACCACAGAAGCCATCACTGCATTGCAATCCTTAGATTCGAAACGGGTGTTGACGCGCCATACAGAAATCCGCGATCCAGAAATTGCCTTCATGTTTCCTGGACAGGGATCGCAGTATGTCAATATGGGATTTAATCTCTACAGCCGCGAAAGCGTCTTTCGGCAAATAGTAGATGAATGTGCAGAGATACTTAAACCCCTGTTGGGTAAAGATTTGCGGGAAATAATTTATCCAGTACCAGCCGAGAAAGAAACAGCCGCAACCATTCTGCAACAAACTCGCTTTACCCAGCCTGCATTATTCGTAATCGAATATGCCCTAGCGCAACTATGGCAAAGTTGGGGAATCAAACCGCAAGCGATGATTGGTCATAGTATTGGGGAATTTGTCGCTGCTTGTCTAGCGGGTGTATTTAGCTTAGAAGATGCCCTGATATTGGTGGCTCATCGCAGCCGCTTAATGTGGGAGTTACCATCTGGGTCAATGCTTTCCGTGAGATTACCAGCAGCCGAAGTAGAAAAAAAATTGACCGGGGAATTAGCGATCGCCGCCATTAATAGCCCTGGGTTGTGTGTAGTGTCTGGGAATCATGAAGCGATCGCCCAATTGCAAACCGAACTAGAAGCAGCCGAAATAGTGTGTCGCCCCTTACACACATCCCACGCCTTCCATTCTCCCATGATGCAGGCGATCGTTGCCCCCTTTGCTGAGATAGTCGGGCAAGTCAAATTATCACCACCCCAAATTCCTTTTGTTTCCACAGTCACAGGTAGCTGGATTACCTCTAAGCAAGCCACAGATCCCATGTACTGGGCTAAACATCTGCGTCAAACAGTCAGATTTGCAGATGGGGTGAAAACTCTATGGCAGCATCCACAAAGAGTTTTACTAGAAGTTGGGCCACGCACCACCACAACAACACTAGCAAAGCAACAAGCTAAAGACGTTAAACAACAAATAGCCATTCCTTCCCTCAGCGACAACGCAGATAACGAAGCCGAATGGACTGCCATACTCCAAGCTTTAGGACAACTATGGCTCACAGGAGTCACTATTGACTGGCATCAATTCTACCAAGGAGAAAGACGACGGCGTATTCCTCTCCCCACCTATCCCTTTGAGAGCCAACGCTTTTGGATTGATCCTCCACCCCACCCCCAGCGTGTAACCAATTCCCAACCTGCCCATTCTCCATTAGAAACAACTCAAACTATGTCAGCCCAAACAAAGCTTATTTCCCTGCTG contains:
- a CDS encoding HAMP domain-containing sensor histidine kinase; amino-acid sequence: MQESLINNHLVRQPSLKLMKQWQAKFLKWKTCVFTPIYGSSLIVVLLIFGQQASSLWISLLTYQTHQKINQALTIQNEEENLLKGLVREEKAILTTVNHQANTLVEDNLNRLYNYLQDQPQHLQKLDKIKFIYESLRASLPSSYAIKHTYAGEIRAEINNLIELQDQLIFEYKNWLQQLDKINTNINLISTILILLGVSLHIWFLHERIQIPLRKLTTMGKMWRDENLEPQFCSATTEISDLAQLIKDITKEASDRQQQAQVKNQQLEEMILALSHDLRTPLIATRSTIDGMLKGAFGPINDNWQELFEDYRQANEDLLKLIERLLDISRYENGQKNHLRSDQLCWQKIFDKVISLVKVNDHQKTLNYQYYISPNLPTVYGDELEIQRVVQNLVDNAARASEPNQEIVLEVMNSGNAEVKVAVRDQGVGIAPKDQEKLFHRFIQGQSRRGRSGLGLYLCRQIIEAHSGTICVESSLGKGSTFWFTLPVTTSKTVDQSENNLWNKK
- a CDS encoding response regulator transcription factor — its product is MEQEMTTDGTEKKTVRILLVDDHALVRRGMKAQFSLEAGFSVVGEAGDGVQAIDLAAKLKPDVVLMDIELPVMDGITATQQIKSDRTANCVLALSAFDNDTQVMGMLAAGADGYCTKTIQWEQLIAVINILLQGGAYLDPQIAQKLARMLKPNIPPKNAPVPETPLRPILSERERNVLKLIAEGYSNQEIAEQLHLSLGTVKSYVRMVLNKLSVDDRVQAAALAIRDGLI
- the gntT gene encoding guanitoxin biosynthesis MATE family efflux transporter GntT, which gives rise to MRFAAVSLQYDFLPRFYKMASINVLSNMMVPLAGIVDIAFLGHLADIRHLAGVILATILFDYLYRVLKFLRSSVNALTAQAVGMDDHKTILLVGMRSALIALGLGLVILLLQYPIQKLGFWILSGSPEIESSGTDYFYARIWAAPAVLLNFVLIGWFTGREKNSLVLLISLIGNGSNVLLDYLMIVQWGWESMGAGLATAISQYLALLTGLVGVCFTIEWSKVQAALEEVFDWLALKDTVVLKTNILVRFLVLISTYAIFTNLSATMGTITLAENGLLLQIAILSQFTIQGVGLTTQTLTGNFQGKGTTEKMLPLLTISVITSLFISLGFAIAAVIFPDTIFGILTSHTEVNEHISSYAIWLLPLLALTAIAFMLEGYFIGLKEGATIRNAVLLAFGFGFAPLAATAWYLQNNHLLWVSLIAYMSMMIVVLGLKLPKTLENKIPSPDLLGTSN
- a CDS encoding type I polyketide synthase, with amino-acid sequence MNTQALENQESLDGVAIVGMVGRFPGATTVDEFWENLCVGKESTTFFSADELDPSIDPQLIQDSSYVKARGIIPGGENFDAAFFGINPREAEVMDPQSRVFLELAYAALENAGYESESYNGLIGLYAGCGQNTYFANHICGRREIIDRVGDFQTMLANEKDFLTTRAAYKLNLKGPAVSINTACSTSLVAVIQACQGLVNYQCDMALAGGVSMTTPQNSGYIAQEGTMLSPDGHCRPFDAKSQGTMFNNGAGLVVLKRLEDALHDGDRIYAVIKGFGINNDGSDKVSFTAPSVDGQAEAIAMAQAYANFHPETISYIEAHGTATALGDPIEIEALTQAFRIHTDAKQFCAIGSLKSNVGHLVAAAGVAGLIKTALSLYYKQIPPSLNFETPNPKIDFANSPFYVNTKLTAWPEGATPRRAGVSSFGVGGTNAHVVLEEAPALLPPSLPRPQQLLLISAKTNTALETATQNLQQHLQNNDAINLADVAHTLQRGRKTFNYRRYLVCQNTTEAITALQSLDSKRVLTRHTEIRDPEIAFMFPGQGSQYVNMGFNLYSRESVFRQIVDECAEILKPLLGKDLREIIYPVPAEKETAATILQQTRFTQPALFVIEYALAQLWQSWGIKPQAMIGHSIGEFVAACLAGVFSLEDALILVAHRSRLMWELPSGSMLSVRLPAAEVEKKLTGELAIAAINSPGLCVVSGNHEAIAQLQTELEAAEIVCRPLHTSHAFHSPMMQAIVAPFAEIVGQVKLSPPQIPFVSTVTGSWITSKQATDPMYWAKHLRQTVRFADGVKTLWQHPQRVLLEVGPRTTTTTLAKQQAKDVKQQIAIPSLSDNADNEAEWTAILQALGQLWLTGVTIDWHQFYQGERRRRIPLPTYPFESQRFWIDPPPHPQRVTNSQPAHSPLETTQTMSAQTKLISLLQEIIEETSGLEIAGVEPSTSFLEMGLDSLSLTQVGLALKKKFQVKVTLRQLLEVYPDLATLADFIKQSLSPAALSALVPPETSPVQEVSTNGNGNGSHAKNGSTPMATVPPAPTNGHNGNGSKNGSTPHIALSPAATNALEGVINQQLQIMAQQLALLSNTNQSQPLSLPVVNLQQPEIKPQNHTTPTSQSPEPKTTAEDTAPKKAFGAAARIETTQTKTLTPEQRTYLDKFIQRYTQKTSKSKEYTQANRHHLADPRSVSGFNPLMKEVVYPIVTSRSSGSKLWDLDSNEYVDLSNGFGLNLFGWSPAFVTEAIEAQLKLGMEIGPQTPLVGEVAKLMCEITNFDRAAFCNTGSEAVLGAMRLARTITGRNLIAIFSGAYHGILDEVIVRGTKKLRSVPAAPGIPQEKVENILVIDYDDPNALEILKSRADELAGVMVESVQSRRPEYQPKEFLQQLRQFTEQEDIALIFDEIVTGFRIHPGGAQAHFGIKADIATYGKIVGGGLPIGVIAGKSKYMDALDGGFWQYGDDSVPEVGVTYFAGTFVRHPLALAAAKAVLQHLKQSGPSLQQNLNARTDKFVAELMGYFQQMQAPYTAYNFGSLFMVKYAPEFPYGDLLFYLMREKGVHIWDHRPCFLTTAHSEADLAKAMTAFKESITEMQAAGFFAAPVTHVAQVNNNSRNQPPQPGAKLGRDPQGNPAWYIPDPERPGKYLQVAGVS
- a CDS encoding amino acid adenylation domain-containing protein, whose product is MQKQLLLDLNHNQTAYPRNKSIHQLFEEQVEKTPDAIALVFQAQQLTYQELNQRANQLAQYLQTLGVGKEVLVGICLERSLDMIVGLLAILKAGGAYVPLDTAYPQERLAFMLADTKISVLLTQQELVNKLPPHTARVICLDTDWEIINQHPSENPNTSITPENLAYVMYTSGSTGQPKGVSVVHRGVVRLVKATNYANFSNTEVFLQLAPISFDASTFEIWGCLLNGGKLVICPSQTPSLKELGEIIEKYQITTLWLTAGLFHLMVDENIQALKPLRQLLAGGDVLSVPHVQKFLQTVENCQLINGYGPTENTTFTCCHYITAPIKPDVSIPIGRPIAHTQIYILDDQLQPVEMGATGELYIGGDGLARGYLNRPELTAERFIQLDMGDEENPQSLTLYKTGDLVRYLPDGNIEFLGRIDNQVKIRGFRIELGEIEREIAQYPDVRENVVVARQDATGEKKLVAYIVPHQGSTYKQERLRSFLQQRLPEYMLPSAFVVLESLPLTANGKVDRHKLPAPSRERPQLEQVYIAPQTDLQRQLASIWSDVLNIEPVGIDDNFFDLGATSTLIMQIAARLQQELGIELSVVKLFQYPTIAGLAKYLNAEQHSQPSYDRLQSRAQRQQAAVSARRRHSPRGV